Proteins encoded in a region of the Deltaproteobacteria bacterium genome:
- a CDS encoding desulfoferrodoxin, with amino-acid sequence MTELLQIYKCGVCGNIVEMVHAGAGELVCCGQPMKLFVENTVDAAKEKHVPVIEKIAGGFKVKVGSVPHPMEEKHYIEWIEVIADGKAYRQFLKPGEAPEATFIIDADQITAREYCNLHGLWKA; translated from the coding sequence ATGACCGAGCTGCTGCAAATTTACAAATGTGGCGTCTGTGGGAACATCGTGGAAATGGTGCACGCCGGCGCCGGTGAGCTGGTATGCTGCGGCCAGCCCATGAAGCTGTTCGTGGAGAACACCGTGGATGCGGCTAAAGAGAAACATGTGCCGGTTATCGAGAAAATCGCCGGCGGGTTTAAGGTGAAGGTCGGCAGTGTTCCCCACCCCATGGAAGAGAAACATTATATCGAGTGGATCGAAGTTATCGCCGATGGCAAAGCCTACCGGCAGTTCCTAAAGCCCGGTGAAGCTCCAGAAGCCACTTTTATTATCGACGCAGATCAGATTACAGCCCGTGAATACTGTAACTTGCATGGTCTTTGGAAAGCTTAA
- a CDS encoding rubrerythrin family protein yields MSKTLENLMEAFAGESQANRKYLAFAKKADQEGFPRTARLFRAAAEAETIHAHNHLRAMEGVKSTRENLQEAISRESHEFTEMYPQMIAAAEAEDNKRAAQTFRYANEVEKVHAALYQQALDNLDNQTLVDDYICPVCGYTVEGEPPDACPVCKAKKKSFIRID; encoded by the coding sequence ATGAGCAAGACGCTAGAGAATCTGATGGAGGCCTTTGCCGGAGAATCTCAGGCGAATCGCAAATACCTGGCATTTGCCAAAAAGGCGGACCAGGAAGGCTTTCCCCGGACCGCCCGGTTATTTCGGGCTGCAGCCGAAGCCGAAACCATCCATGCCCATAACCACTTGCGGGCTATGGAAGGCGTTAAATCCACCCGTGAAAACCTGCAAGAAGCGATCTCCAGGGAATCCCATGAGTTCACGGAGATGTATCCTCAGATGATCGCCGCAGCCGAAGCGGAGGACAATAAACGGGCCGCCCAAACCTTCCGCTATGCCAATGAAGTGGAAAAGGTCCACGCCGCCTTATATCAGCAGGCCCTGGATAACCTGGACAACCAGACCTTGGTCGACGACTATATCTGCCCGGTCTGCGGTTACACAGTGGAAGGCGAGCCTCCGGATGCCTGCCCGGTGTGCAAGGCTAAAAAGAAAAGTTTCATTCGAATTGATTGA